Proteins co-encoded in one Setaria viridis chromosome 9, Setaria_viridis_v4.0, whole genome shotgun sequence genomic window:
- the LOC117839700 gene encoding peroxidase 2, with protein MAAAFRLVVVVTCALLLASACQGLQVGYYKKTCPRVEHIVRAEVKKFVYKNAGIGAGLIRMLFHDCFVQGCDGSVLLDPTPANPEPEKRSPPNFPSLRGFEVIDAAKDAVERACPGKVSCADIVAFAARDAAYFLSKLKVKIDMPAGRLDGRVSRASEALDNLPPPFFNVSELVAAFAAKGLGAEDMVVLSGAHTVGRSHCSSFVADRLAAPSDINAGFANFLRRRCPANPTPANDPTVNQDFVTPNALDSQYYKNVLEHKVLFASDAALLGSPETAKMVRDNAYIPGWWEDRFKAAFVKMSRVEVKTGKQGEIRKNCRVVNHGHPHRHY; from the coding sequence ATGGCTGCGGCATTCAGGCTCGTCGTGGTGGTGACATGCGCCTTGTTGCTGGCGTCGGCCTGCCAGGGCCTGCAGGTGGGCTACTACAAGAAGACGTGCCCCCGCGTGGAGCACATCGTGAGGGCCGAGGTGAAGAAGTTCGTCTACAAGAACGCCGGCATCGGCGCCGGCCTCATCCGCATgctcttccacgactgcttcgtccaGGGATGCGACGGCTCCGTCCTCCTGGACCCGACGCCGGCGAACCCGGAGCCGGAGAAGCGGAGCCCGCCCAACTTCCCCAGCCTGCGCGGCTTCGAGGTGATCGACGCGGCCAAGGACGCCGTCGAGAGGGCCTGCCCGGGCAaggtctcctgcgccgacatcgtcGCCTTCGCCGCCCGCGACGCCGCCTACTTCCTCAGCAAGCTCAAGGTAAAGATCGACatgcccgccggccgcctcgacgGGCGCGTCTCCAGGGCCTCGGAGGCCCTCGACAACCTGCCGCCCCCATTCTTCAACGTCAGCGAGCtcgtcgccgccttcgccgccaagGGTCTCGGCGCCGAGGACATGGTCGTGCTCTCCGGCGCGCACACCGTCGGCCGCTCCCACTGCTCGTCCTTCGtcgccgaccgcctcgccgCCCCCTCCGACATCAACGCCGGGTTTGCCAACTTCCTCAGGAGGCGGTGCCCCGCCAACCCGACCCCGGCGAACGACCCCACCGTGAACCAGGACTTCGTCACCCCCAACGCGCTCGACAGCCAGTACTACAAGAACGTGCTCGAGCACAAGGTGCTCTTCGCGTCCGACGCCGCGCTGCTCGGCTCGCCGGAGACGGCCAAGATGGTGCGCGACAACGCCTACATCCCCGGCTGGTGGGAGGACAGGTTCAAGGCCGCCTTCGTCAAGATGTCCCGGGTGGAGGTGAAGACCGGCAAGCAGGGCGAGATCAGGAAGAATTGCAGGGTTGTCAACCATGGTCATCCGCACAGACACTACTGA
- the LOC117839664 gene encoding peroxidase 2 — protein MAASFRLAVAVTCALLLATACQGLHVGYYKKTCPRVEHIVRDEVKKFVYKNAGIGAGLIRMLFHDCFVEGCDGSVLLDPTPANPQPEKLSPPNFPSLRGFEVIDAAKDAVEKACPGVVSCADIVAFAARDAAYFLSGFNMKIDMPAGRLDGRVSSSSDALNNLPPPVFNVAQLVGSFAGKGLNAEDMVVLSGAHTIGRSHCSSFVPDRLAVPSDINAGFANFLRGQCPANPTPANDPTVNQDIVTPNGLDNQYYKNVLAHKVLFTSDATLLTTPATAKMVQDSANIPGWWEGKFKKAFVEMSKIEVKTGKQGEIRKQCRVVN, from the exons ATGGCTGCTTCGTTCAGGCTCGCCGTGGCGGTGACATGCGCCCTGTTGCTGGCGACGGCGTGTCAGGGCTTGCATGTGGGCTACTACAAGAAGACGTGCCCGCGCGTGGAGCACATCGTGAGAGACGAGGTGAAGAAGTTCGTCTACAAGAACGCCGGCATCGGCGCCGGCCTCATCCGCATgctcttccacgactgcttcgttgAG GGATGTGACGGCTCCGTCCTCCTGGACCCAACGCCGGCGAACCCGCAGCCGGAGAAGCTGAGCCCGCCCAACTTCCCCAGTCTGCGCGGCTTCGAGGTGATCGACGCGGCCAAGGACGCCGTCGAGAAGGCCTGCCCCGGCGTCGTCTCCTGCGCGGACATCGTCGCCTTCGCCGCCCGCGACGCCGCCTACTTCCTCAGCGGGTTCAACATGAAGATCGACatgcccgccggccgcctcgacgGGCGCGTCTCCAGCTCCTCCGACGCCCTGAACAACCTGCCGCCGCCCGTCTTCAACGTCGCCCAGCTCGTCGGCAGCTTCGCCGGCAAGGGCCTCAACGCCGAGGACATGGTCGTGCTCTCGGGAGCCCACACCATCGGACGCTCCCACTGCTCGTCCTTCGTCCCCGACCGCCTCGCCGTTCCCTCCGACATCAACGCCGGGTTCGCCAACTTCCTCAGGGGGCAGTGCCCCGCCAACCCGACGCCGGCCAACGACCCCACCGTGAACCAGGACATCGTCACCCCCAACGGGCTCGACAACCAGTACTACAAGAACGTGCTGGCGCACAAGGTGCTCTTCACGTCCGACGCCACGCTGCTCaccacgccggcgacggccAAGATGGTGCAAGACAGCGCCAACATCCCCGGGTGGTGGGAGGGCAAGTTCAAGAAGGCATTCGTCGAGATGTCCAAAATCGAGGTGAAGACCGGCAAGCAGGGCGAGATCAGGAAGCAATGCAGGGTCGTCAACTAA
- the LOC117838873 gene encoding uncharacterized protein, which translates to MGSEGPSPVTVHVTGFKRFHGVAENPTERIVRNLLSFMEKRGLPKGLVLGSCTVLEAAGQGALRPLYELFESTVLDRENGSPNQGQVILLHFGANSGSHRFALENQAVNEATFRCPDELGWKPQRVPILSCDGSILHSRQTTLPVKELSESLQQMGYDVAPSDDAGRFVCNYVYYHSLRFAEKHGIRSLFVHFPLFLAIDEEVQMQFVASLLEVLASLNLQ; encoded by the exons ATGGGTTCCGAGGGGCCTTCTCCGGTCACCGTTCACGTGACCGGATTCAAGAGGTTCCATGGAGTCGCCGAGAACCCGACCGAGAGAATCGTGCGCAATCTCCTGTCGTTCATGGAGAAGAGAGGGCTGCCCAAGGGCCTTGTGCTCGGGAGCTGCACTGTTCTTGAAGCGGCCGGGCAGGGTGCACTGCGTCCGTTGTATGAATTGTTCGAGTCAACTGTCCTGGACCGGGAAAATGGATCACCGAATCAGGGGCAAGTAATTCTG CTCCATTTTGGAGCCAACAGTGGTTCCCATAGGTTTGCTCTTGAGAACCAAGCTGTTAATGAAGCTACTTTTCGTTGCCCAGATGAGCTAGGATGGAAACCGCAG AGGGTGCCTATATTGTCATGTGATGGAAGCATCTTACACTCAAGACAG ACTACACTACCAGTGAAGGAACTAAGCGAGTCTCTTCAACAAATGGGATATGATGTGGCGCCTTCAGATGATGCTGGTCGATTTGTGTGCAACTATGTCTATTATCACTCTCTTAGGTTTGCAGAGAAACATGGTATCAGGTCTCTCTTCGTTCATTTCCCCCTCTTCTTGGCAATTGATGAGGAGGTTCAGATGCAATTTGTTGCTTCCCTTCTTGAAGTCCTCGCTTCCTTGAATTTACAGTAA